The Candidatus Nanopelagicus abundans genome includes a region encoding these proteins:
- a CDS encoding DUF1501 domain-containing protein — MLKVTRRKFLQYTGGSIATGLFAPLLSIEDIAAAAISRPLPPKTPILVLITLYGGNDGINTLIPYTDSTYYSSRPEVSYKAENMLPLDSELALNPAMKGLKGLWDQNKVAIIRGVGYPNPDYSHFSSMAKWQTGSPDRNINTGWLGRWIDSQPEDPLLAISLGSVLPPLLAGAKRSGSALPLGGLVVPTGSLANKCAQLSQPLKGESKLMAAAATSMRNLFNLSETVQPILKTPVLNAPDLPTINGGNAGGDNNLAQQLDVVGKLIAANAPTKVWSVSLGGFDTHADEANAQASLLGVVSDSVTRFMSQLKTTTRAEDVTIMIYSEFGRRVAANGSQGTDHGTSGPVFIVGNGVKGGYYGDQPSLKYLIKGDLAITTDFRDIYATVLEEILKSPIQPSLGQWAGRVNFLKPVSSALG, encoded by the coding sequence ATGCTTAAAGTTACACGCCGTAAGTTTTTGCAATACACCGGTGGCTCAATTGCAACTGGCTTATTTGCGCCATTACTTAGTATTGAAGATATTGCAGCTGCTGCTATCAGCCGCCCGCTGCCGCCAAAGACTCCAATTCTTGTGCTAATTACTTTATATGGTGGAAATGATGGGATTAATACTTTAATTCCTTATACAGATTCAACTTACTACTCGTCCCGTCCGGAAGTTTCTTATAAAGCAGAAAACATGCTGCCACTTGACTCAGAGTTAGCATTAAATCCTGCCATGAAAGGATTAAAAGGTTTATGGGATCAAAACAAAGTAGCAATTATTCGCGGGGTTGGATATCCAAACCCTGATTACTCACACTTTTCATCAATGGCAAAGTGGCAAACAGGCTCTCCTGATCGAAATATAAATACTGGTTGGTTAGGTCGTTGGATTGATTCCCAACCAGAGGATCCACTTCTTGCAATATCACTTGGTTCAGTATTACCACCATTACTAGCTGGTGCTAAACGATCAGGTTCAGCCCTTCCCCTTGGTGGCTTAGTTGTGCCAACTGGTTCTTTGGCTAACAAATGTGCTCAGCTCTCACAGCCTCTAAAAGGTGAATCAAAGTTAATGGCAGCAGCTGCAACATCAATGCGTAATCTGTTTAATCTTTCAGAAACTGTTCAACCTATTTTAAAAACACCAGTACTAAACGCACCTGATTTACCAACTATAAATGGTGGAAATGCTGGTGGTGATAACAACCTAGCCCAACAACTAGATGTTGTAGGAAAGTTAATTGCAGCTAATGCGCCTACAAAAGTATGGTCAGTCTCACTTGGCGGCTTTGATACTCACGCCGATGAAGCAAATGCGCAAGCATCTTTACTTGGTGTGGTCTCAGACTCTGTCACCCGGTTTATGTCTCAATTAAAAACTACAACTAGAGCAGAGGATGTAACAATTATGATTTATAGTGAGTTTGGCAGAAGAGTGGCTGCTAATGGCTCACAAGGAACTGATCACGGTACATCTGGGCCAGTATTTATTGTTGGTAACGGCGTTAAAGGTGGCTACTACGGTGATCAGCCATCACTTAAATATTTAATCAAAGGTGATTTAGCAATCACCACAGATTTTAGAGATATCTACGCCACTGTACTTGAAGAGATTTTAAAATCTCCAATTCAACCTTCCCTTGGCCAATGGGCTGGGCGAGTAAATTTTCTTAAGCCAGTCTCTAGCGCCCTTGGTTAG
- a CDS encoding phosphoglyceromutase: protein MSYKLILLRHGESAWNAKNLFTGWVDVELSDKGRGEAARGGQLLKEANLLPDVLHTSLLTRAINTADIALVSAGVVGIPIKRSWRLNERHYGALQGKDKAATLKEYGEEQFKLWRRSFDTPPPPIADDDQYSQKNDAKYANLGESLPKTECLKDVVARVIPYLNNEINNDLKSGKVVLITAHGNSIRAIVKYLDNISDTDIAGVNIPTGIPLLYELNESFEPITKGGRYLDPKAAADAIAAVANQGR from the coding sequence ATGAGTTACAAATTAATCCTTTTGCGTCATGGTGAGAGTGCATGGAATGCTAAGAACTTATTCACCGGCTGGGTTGATGTTGAGCTCTCAGATAAGGGACGTGGTGAGGCAGCTCGTGGTGGTCAGTTACTAAAAGAGGCAAACTTATTGCCAGATGTTCTTCACACATCTCTTCTAACTAGAGCGATTAACACAGCAGATATAGCACTCGTTAGTGCCGGCGTAGTGGGTATTCCAATAAAGCGCAGCTGGCGGCTTAATGAGCGACATTACGGAGCGCTGCAAGGAAAAGATAAGGCTGCAACTCTTAAGGAGTATGGCGAAGAACAATTTAAATTATGGCGCAGATCATTTGATACACCACCTCCACCTATTGCAGATGATGATCAGTACTCACAAAAAAATGATGCTAAGTATGCAAATTTAGGTGAGTCACTTCCTAAGACTGAGTGTTTAAAAGATGTAGTGGCTCGTGTTATCCCCTACCTAAATAATGAGATAAATAATGATCTAAAAAGTGGCAAGGTAGTTTTAATAACAGCGCACGGTAATTCAATTAGAGCAATTGTTAAGTATCTAGATAACATCTCTGATACTGATATTGCAGGCGTTAATATCCCAACTGGAATTCCACTTTTATATGAATTAAATGAGAGCTTTGAGCCAATTACTAAGGGTGGTAGGTATTTAGATCCAAAAGCTGCAGCCGATGCAATTGCAGCCGTTGCTAACCAAGGGCGCTAG
- a CDS encoding YbjN domain-containing protein — MLEPAAVIDDFLASHDLNYEQKDENTYLITLPGEAKQQTHCALIIGDHSLSINAFVIRKPDENKEKVYEYLLNKNASMYSIAFAINELGDIYLVGRLPLPAVNEQEIDRILGAVLQYADSSFNPLLELGFSSAIRREWAWRVSRGESLANLKAFEHII; from the coding sequence ATGCTTGAGCCAGCTGCGGTAATTGATGATTTTCTTGCAAGCCATGATTTAAATTATGAGCAAAAGGATGAAAATACTTATCTCATAACGCTGCCTGGGGAAGCTAAACAACAAACACATTGCGCCCTAATTATTGGAGATCACTCGCTAAGTATTAACGCCTTTGTGATTAGAAAACCTGATGAGAATAAAGAGAAGGTTTATGAGTATTTACTTAATAAAAACGCCAGTATGTATTCAATTGCATTTGCTATTAATGAGTTAGGTGATATCTATTTAGTAGGCAGGCTGCCATTACCAGCTGTTAATGAACAAGAGATAGATCGCATACTAGGGGCCGTGCTGCAATATGCTGACTCATCCTTTAATCCACTACTTGAGTTAGGTTTTTCATCGGCCATAAGGCGTGAGTGGGCTTGGCGGGTTTCACGGGGTGAATCACTGGCTAATCTAAAAGCGTTTGAGCATATTATTTAA
- the mshA gene encoding D-inositol-3-phosphate glycosyltransferase has protein sequence MKHSKKSRIATLMVHSSPLDQAGVGDAGGMNVYVVESAKKMAQSGVGVDIFTRANHTNLPESVEIAEGVNVKHLVAGPFEGLSKEELPSQLGALTSSFMNYQKELPNDYYSLLHSHYWISGQLGWMVSERTGIPLIHTMHTTAKVKNLNLAQGETPEPQTRAIGEEQVVKASTGLIANTDAEAASLVSLYDACPDNVFVVAPGVDLQTFAPGSGKASARVKLNIAPDAIMITFVGRIQPHKGPDVLLRAAAEMISHSPHLRAKLAVVIMGGASGSSDELEKIKTLAKFLKIQDVTHFINPVLRDHLADWYRASDLVCVPSYSESFGLVALEAQACGTPVVATAIGGLRTAVSDGISGSLVDGHDPKAWSAVISRLITEPARRLLLSMGAVEHASHFGWENTARKTLDVYDWALSKQTRSKLRLAGDA, from the coding sequence ATGAAGCACAGCAAAAAATCACGCATTGCAACCTTAATGGTGCACAGCTCACCTCTTGATCAAGCAGGCGTGGGAGATGCTGGTGGAATGAATGTTTATGTAGTTGAGAGTGCTAAGAAGATGGCGCAATCTGGTGTTGGCGTAGATATTTTTACTAGAGCAAATCACACCAATCTGCCAGAGTCTGTTGAGATAGCAGAGGGTGTAAATGTTAAGCATTTAGTTGCAGGACCATTTGAAGGATTATCGAAAGAGGAGCTGCCTAGCCAATTAGGCGCATTAACTAGCTCATTTATGAATTATCAAAAAGAGTTACCAAATGATTACTATTCACTGCTTCATTCACATTACTGGATCTCAGGCCAACTAGGCTGGATGGTTAGTGAGCGAACTGGTATTCCATTAATTCACACCATGCACACCACCGCAAAGGTTAAAAACTTAAATCTTGCCCAGGGTGAAACACCTGAGCCACAAACTAGAGCAATAGGTGAAGAACAAGTTGTTAAAGCTTCCACTGGCTTAATTGCTAACACAGATGCTGAAGCAGCATCTTTAGTTTCACTCTATGATGCTTGTCCAGATAATGTTTTTGTAGTTGCCCCAGGTGTTGATTTACAAACTTTTGCGCCCGGTAGTGGTAAAGCATCTGCTCGGGTTAAATTAAATATTGCACCCGATGCCATCATGATTACCTTTGTTGGCCGTATTCAGCCTCATAAGGGCCCAGATGTATTACTTAGGGCAGCTGCAGAGATGATCTCTCACTCACCGCATCTTCGGGCAAAGCTTGCAGTTGTAATTATGGGTGGTGCCTCAGGAAGTAGTGATGAGCTTGAGAAAATTAAAACACTTGCAAAGTTTTTAAAGATCCAAGATGTTACCCACTTTATTAATCCTGTCCTTCGTGATCATTTAGCTGATTGGTATAGAGCAAGTGACTTAGTGTGTGTACCAAGTTACTCAGAATCTTTTGGCTTAGTAGCACTTGAAGCCCAAGCTTGTGGCACACCAGTTGTTGCAACTGCAATTGGCGGCCTTCGAACTGCAGTCTCTGATGGAATTTCAGGTTCATTAGTAGATGGACATGATCCAAAGGCATGGTCAGCCGTTATCTCTAGATTAATTACTGAGCCCGCCAGAAGGCTGTTGTTATCAATGGGCGCAGTTGAACATGCTTCCCACTTTGGTTGGGAGAACACCGCTAGAAAAACCTTAGATGTATATGACTGGGCGTTATCTAAACAAACTAGATCAAAACTACGGTTGGCAGGCGATGCTTGA
- a CDS encoding FABP family protein, with amino-acid sequence MVFSIPENLHPELMPLAWLIGTWRGKGRCEYPNIEGFEFAQEVSFNQDGQDHLNYFSRTWVIDSNSEIVKPYDSEVGYWRLRDKEVLEVVLSHNSGTNEGWLGLIRGPKIQLAMDKAYESPSKKAIDSGSRLYGLVEGQLFTSLDVGKDGHDLQAYMWSSLERAG; translated from the coding sequence ATGGTGTTTTCTATTCCAGAAAATCTGCACCCAGAGTTAATGCCACTTGCTTGGCTAATCGGCACTTGGCGAGGAAAAGGTCGCTGTGAGTATCCAAATATAGAAGGCTTTGAGTTTGCTCAAGAGGTTTCATTTAATCAAGATGGGCAAGATCATTTAAATTACTTTTCAAGGACTTGGGTAATTGATAGTAATAGTGAGATTGTTAAACCATATGACAGTGAGGTTGGTTATTGGCGCCTGCGTGATAAAGAAGTTCTAGAAGTTGTCCTATCTCATAACTCAGGCACTAATGAAGGCTGGCTTGGATTAATACGAGGGCCAAAGATTCAACTCGCCATGGATAAGGCATATGAATCACCAAGTAAGAAAGCTATTGATTCTGGCTCTAGGTTATATGGATTAGTTGAGGGTCAATTATTCACCTCATTAGATGTTGGCAAAGATGGCCATGATCTTCAGGCTTATATGTGGTCATCCCTTGAGCGGGCAGGCTAG
- a CDS encoding YgfZ/GcvT domain-containing protein: MSAVLVESGPDKGAIWHFGEPNKEQKELAAGNAWADLSHRGVLSVTGKDRLTWLHSLTTQHLEQLPPAKWVDALILDPQGHVIEQLFLVDDGITTWIHTETARITPLLDYLTKMKFMLDVDVKDESSNYAVLRAPGKSDEIGGPYALVPRSELTETKEAFSKSHTQVGIWALEALRVAQGRARLLFEVDHKSIPNELGFLNKAVHMNKGCYRGQETVAKVFNLGQPPRKLVLLHLDGSMVVMPENGAKLFDGEKEVGFIGTVARHYELGPIALAVIKRNTPADCVLIADGVSANWAELSLKTS; this comes from the coding sequence ATGAGCGCGGTCTTAGTTGAGTCAGGTCCTGATAAGGGTGCCATTTGGCATTTTGGTGAGCCAAATAAAGAACAAAAAGAGCTAGCAGCGGGGAACGCGTGGGCAGACCTTTCTCATCGCGGTGTTTTATCTGTTACAGGTAAAGATCGCCTTACTTGGTTGCACTCACTAACTACTCAACATCTTGAGCAACTGCCACCTGCAAAATGGGTTGACGCGTTAATACTTGATCCACAGGGGCATGTTATCGAGCAGTTGTTTTTAGTAGATGATGGCATAACTACCTGGATTCACACAGAAACAGCTCGCATTACGCCATTACTTGATTACTTAACTAAGATGAAATTTATGTTAGATGTTGATGTTAAAGATGAAAGTAGTAATTACGCAGTGTTAAGGGCGCCAGGTAAAAGTGATGAAATAGGTGGGCCATACGCACTTGTGCCAAGGAGTGAATTAACTGAAACAAAGGAAGCATTTAGCAAGTCTCATACCCAAGTTGGTATTTGGGCACTTGAAGCTTTAAGAGTGGCGCAAGGACGAGCAAGGTTGTTATTTGAAGTTGATCATAAATCTATTCCAAATGAATTAGGTTTTTTAAATAAAGCAGTGCATATGAATAAGGGCTGCTACCGTGGGCAAGAAACTGTGGCTAAGGTGTTTAATTTAGGACAACCACCTAGAAAGCTTGTGCTACTTCACTTAGATGGCTCTATGGTGGTTATGCCAGAAAATGGCGCTAAGTTATTTGATGGTGAAAAAGAGGTTGGCTTTATTGGCACCGTTGCCCGTCACTATGAGTTAGGCCCGATTGCGTTAGCTGTAATTAAGCGAAACACACCAGCTGATTGCGTTTTAATCGCAGATGGGGTGAGTGCTAACTGGGCGGAGTTATCACTTAAGACAAGTTAG
- a CDS encoding Fur family transcriptional regulator → MAHELHEKGLRLTPQRELVLSAVRSLGHATPEEVAEKVRSTHPGINLSTVYRNLETLENVGLVLHTHLGHGGATYHAAEELTHLHLVCSDCGGIGDAPIEAAANFVNTLSDDYGFKTDVTHFAIYGLCAKCAEKNDQKKRTDGKTK, encoded by the coding sequence ATGGCACATGAACTGCATGAAAAAGGTCTTCGTTTAACACCACAACGTGAGTTGGTATTAAGCGCGGTTAGATCATTAGGTCATGCAACACCGGAAGAAGTTGCGGAGAAAGTCCGCAGTACTCATCCTGGTATTAATCTTTCAACGGTATATCGAAACCTGGAAACTCTAGAAAATGTTGGTTTAGTCCTACACACTCACTTAGGTCATGGTGGCGCTACCTACCATGCAGCCGAGGAGCTAACTCATCTGCATTTAGTTTGCTCTGATTGCGGCGGGATAGGGGATGCCCCGATTGAGGCAGCTGCTAACTTTGTGAACACATTAAGTGATGATTACGGATTTAAAACAGATGTTACACACTTTGCTATTTATGGATTATGCGCGAAGTGCGCAGAAAAAAATGATCAAAAAAAGCGCACGGATGGTAAAACAAAATGA
- a CDS encoding DUF4395 domain-containing protein codes for MSTINQVSKKAILIDARGPRYSAGITTVVLALALISESVYLIGFQFAVFLSTVLFGLRKSIYGFIYRGLIQPRLKGPVPSEDQRAPRFAQFIGALFAFVALLGGVSGNSAVFLIATSFALGAAFLNAAFGFCLGCQMYLILVRSFKRS; via the coding sequence GTGTCAACTATTAATCAGGTATCAAAAAAAGCTATCCTAATCGATGCCAGAGGGCCTCGCTATAGCGCAGGGATTACAACTGTAGTACTGGCTCTTGCCTTAATATCAGAATCTGTTTATCTAATTGGATTTCAATTTGCAGTCTTTTTATCTACTGTTTTATTTGGACTACGCAAATCAATCTATGGTTTTATTTATCGAGGTCTAATCCAGCCAAGACTTAAAGGTCCTGTGCCGAGTGAGGATCAGCGTGCTCCTAGATTTGCGCAATTCATTGGCGCACTCTTTGCATTTGTGGCGTTACTAGGTGGTGTTAGCGGCAATAGCGCGGTGTTTTTAATTGCAACTAGCTTTGCGCTAGGAGCTGCCTTTTTAAATGCTGCCTTTGGTTTTTGCTTAGGATGTCAGATGTATTTAATCCTAGTTCGCTCATTTAAGCGTAGTTAA
- a CDS encoding thioredoxin family protein, protein MRTLPLLGLILVLTSVFGIYYRSKNGVIRKKRRLHISQAEFAGSYGSRATILIFSTTFCTQCRAAKSLISEVIKNQDDISYVEVDAESNLELVRRVGIRSTPTTLFLDRAGFEIARATGAPKRDQLIKVISAL, encoded by the coding sequence ATGAGGACGCTGCCACTACTTGGTTTAATTTTGGTACTAACTAGCGTATTTGGCATTTACTACCGCTCTAAAAATGGGGTAATTCGCAAAAAACGTAGATTACATATTAGCCAGGCAGAGTTTGCTGGCAGCTATGGAAGTAGGGCCACTATCTTGATTTTCTCCACCACCTTCTGCACTCAGTGCCGGGCTGCTAAATCTTTAATCTCTGAGGTAATAAAAAATCAGGATGATATTTCATATGTAGAAGTAGATGCTGAATCTAATTTAGAGCTAGTTAGAAGAGTTGGGATTAGATCAACTCCAACTACCTTATTTTTAGATAGAGCCGGTTTTGAGATCGCTAGGGCAACTGGGGCGCCTAAGCGTGATCAATTAATAAAGGTGATTAGCGCTTTATAG
- a CDS encoding winged helix-turn-helix transcriptional regulator gives MAKILMLTNSTGASADVLPALGLLQHDVRILPAEASVLVDAPITDCIIIDARRDLPTAKSFTKLITTTGVSTPLIIVTTEGGLSAINADWGITDVILDTAGPAEVDARIRIVIGKDAIDQLAKNPSLKEIRSGDVVIDEDSYTAKIKGRTLDLTFKEFELLKYLAQHPGRVFSRSQLLQEIWGYDYFGGTRTVDVHIRRLRSKLGPEFESVIDTVRNVGYRFSTSNNPVTADIN, from the coding sequence ATGGCAAAGATTCTAATGCTGACTAACTCAACTGGTGCATCCGCTGATGTGTTGCCAGCTCTGGGTTTACTACAACATGATGTTCGAATCCTGCCTGCTGAAGCATCTGTTTTAGTAGATGCTCCAATTACAGATTGCATAATCATTGATGCTCGTCGTGATCTACCAACAGCAAAATCTTTTACAAAGTTAATTACTACTACCGGTGTCTCAACACCGTTAATTATTGTTACTACCGAGGGCGGCCTATCAGCTATTAATGCTGATTGGGGTATTACGGATGTAATCCTTGATACCGCAGGACCTGCTGAGGTAGATGCTCGAATAAGAATTGTTATTGGCAAAGATGCAATTGATCAGCTTGCTAAGAATCCTTCTCTTAAAGAGATTAGATCAGGTGATGTAGTAATTGATGAGGATTCTTACACAGCCAAAATTAAAGGGCGAACTTTAGATCTAACCTTTAAAGAGTTTGAACTACTTAAATACCTAGCCCAACACCCAGGCAGAGTCTTCTCAAGGTCACAACTTTTGCAAGAGATCTGGGGATATGACTACTTCGGTGGCACTAGAACAGTTGATGTTCATATTAGGCGCCTGCGCTCAAAGTTAGGACCAGAGTTTGAATCAGTAATTGATACTGTTAGAAATGTTGGTTACAGATTTAGCACAAGTAATAACCCTGTAACAGCAGATATAAATTAA
- the mshD gene encoding mycothiol synthase, whose amino-acid sequence MQHLDHLSDTQQSLVLDLINRTTNHDGTPPIAEHILLHLRYGGDKADSHLLVEKDNQVIGYAHLDQTDLVAGPCVELVVDPDHRGAGVGRALLSEAIKICGKSLRLWVHGEAEVAHNLAASFNFEKIRTVLQMSKSLTDIQRLPIIDKEIIIRSFLPGIDSDDWLELNNKVFKDHPEQGGWQLSDLNHRLSEEWFDEKGFFIVEKNKQVIASTWTKVHGEHSHDHDGEASHAHPAIGEIYITAVDPAYAGLGIGKALTITALNYLKYQGLTDAMLYVDFDNKAALNLYDSLGFELSSKDVLYRLKA is encoded by the coding sequence TTGCAACACTTAGATCACTTATCTGACACCCAGCAATCACTCGTTCTTGATTTAATAAACCGCACCACAAATCATGATGGTACGCCCCCAATTGCAGAGCACATCCTGCTTCACCTTCGCTATGGCGGAGATAAGGCAGATTCTCATTTACTAGTTGAAAAAGATAATCAAGTAATTGGCTATGCCCACCTTGATCAAACAGATTTAGTAGCTGGTCCTTGTGTTGAATTAGTAGTTGATCCGGATCATAGAGGCGCAGGCGTTGGAAGAGCGCTACTAAGTGAAGCAATAAAAATCTGTGGCAAATCATTAAGACTTTGGGTTCATGGTGAGGCAGAGGTGGCCCATAACCTTGCAGCCTCATTTAACTTTGAAAAAATAAGAACAGTGCTTCAAATGAGTAAGTCACTAACAGATATCCAGCGGCTACCAATCATTGATAAAGAAATTATCATTAGAAGCTTTTTACCTGGGATAGATAGTGATGATTGGCTTGAATTAAACAATAAAGTATTTAAAGATCACCCAGAGCAAGGTGGTTGGCAGTTATCTGATCTAAATCACAGGTTAAGTGAGGAATGGTTTGATGAGAAGGGCTTTTTTATTGTTGAAAAAAATAAGCAAGTAATTGCCTCAACTTGGACCAAAGTTCATGGTGAGCACTCACATGATCATGACGGTGAAGCATCACATGCCCACCCAGCAATTGGTGAGATCTATATAACCGCAGTAGATCCTGCATACGCCGGCCTTGGTATTGGTAAGGCGTTAACTATTACCGCACTTAATTACTTAAAGTATCAAGGGCTAACGGATGCGATGTTATATGTTGATTTTGATAACAAAGCAGCATTAAACCTCTATGACTCGTTAGGGTTTGAGTTATCTAGTAAAGATGTTTTATATCGATTAAAAGCATAA
- a CDS encoding galactose mutarotase, with protein MLNIDGDQISIGIDLDQGGRLASLQWRDMQFAVPFNGDVLRWGWYAMAPWAGRIKDGLVKDSKGVSHQLPTTFMPPHAIHGFGFFSSWQDLGAGKQLLEFPTPYNGALVIQHFEILDDALRWSLEYEANGCDLPFSLGFHPLIARDIGKGDSAELDFKANKMMVRDQDYVLTGEYLPQPPGPWDDTFVEIIGTPEIIWPGAARLTVESDAPYWNVYTESEDGICLAPQTAPPNAQLLGVTGDNYIEALFRFSEDL; from the coding sequence ATGCTTAATATTGATGGAGATCAGATATCAATTGGAATTGATCTAGATCAAGGCGGCCGCCTTGCCTCACTTCAATGGCGGGATATGCAGTTTGCAGTACCTTTTAATGGTGATGTTTTGCGTTGGGGTTGGTATGCGATGGCGCCATGGGCTGGGCGCATAAAAGATGGTTTAGTTAAAGATAGTAAGGGTGTGAGCCATCAACTGCCAACAACTTTTATGCCACCACATGCTATTCATGGCTTTGGCTTTTTCTCATCTTGGCAGGATTTAGGTGCTGGTAAACAATTACTTGAGTTTCCTACTCCTTATAACGGTGCGTTAGTAATACAACACTTTGAGATATTAGATGACGCCCTACGTTGGTCACTTGAGTATGAAGCAAATGGATGTGATCTACCATTTTCATTAGGTTTTCATCCATTAATTGCAAGAGATATTGGTAAGGGTGATAGCGCTGAGTTAGATTTTAAAGCAAATAAGATGATGGTGCGTGATCAAGATTATGTATTAACCGGTGAGTATTTACCACAACCACCTGGTCCATGGGATGACACCTTTGTTGAGATTATTGGAACACCAGAGATTATTTGGCCAGGTGCAGCTAGATTAACTGTTGAATCAGATGCACCCTACTGGAATGTTTATACTGAAAGTGAGGATGGTATTTGTCTTGCGCCACAAACAGCTCCACCAAATGCTCAACTATTGGGAGTAACTGGTGATAACTACATAGAGGCGTTATTTAGATTTTCTGAGGATTTATAG
- a CDS encoding carbohydrate kinase family protein, which translates to MSNQVWVCGEVVIDLIPDGTERKAVVGGGPANTAKALSKLGISTQFIDGISTDKYGQMALHELEKDSVLLDFVKFSDKPTCLAIVSLNSKGGATYEFVIDDTATFDFSHSWLPDAADKKPLLLHIGTLVTAIEPAASVLFEWAKKVALVAPIVFDPNIRPAVMSDRNEYVKQVERWVSISSAVKVSDDDIYWLYPGQDLDKVTKRWLEMGPELVVVTFGDKGLAGYRENSKISVDAKKVVVADTVGAGDTVGAILVEAIIEDGLDKLTGERLSLMLDRAARAAAITVSRSGALPPGRDEI; encoded by the coding sequence GTGAGTAATCAAGTTTGGGTATGTGGTGAGGTAGTAATTGATTTAATTCCAGATGGCACTGAGCGCAAAGCTGTTGTTGGTGGTGGGCCAGCGAACACTGCAAAGGCATTATCAAAGCTTGGGATCTCAACACAATTCATTGATGGCATATCAACTGATAAGTATGGTCAGATGGCACTTCATGAGTTAGAAAAAGATAGCGTTTTACTAGATTTTGTTAAGTTCTCAGATAAGCCAACCTGCCTTGCAATTGTTTCTTTAAATTCAAAGGGTGGGGCCACATATGAGTTTGTAATAGATGACACTGCAACCTTTGATTTCTCACACTCTTGGCTGCCTGATGCTGCTGATAAAAAGCCATTACTGCTTCATATTGGCACGCTAGTAACAGCGATAGAGCCTGCAGCATCTGTTTTATTTGAATGGGCAAAGAAGGTTGCACTAGTTGCGCCAATTGTCTTTGATCCAAATATAAGACCTGCGGTAATGAGTGATAGAAATGAGTATGTGAAGCAGGTTGAGCGGTGGGTATCAATTTCTAGTGCAGTTAAAGTAAGTGATGATGATATTTACTGGCTATATCCAGGGCAAGACCTAGATAAAGTAACAAAGAGATGGTTAGAAATGGGCCCTGAGTTAGTAGTTGTTACCTTCGGTGATAAAGGATTAGCAGGGTATCGAGAAAATTCAAAGATAAGTGTTGATGCAAAAAAGGTTGTTGTTGCAGATACGGTGGGAGCTGGTGACACTGTGGGAGCAATTTTGGTTGAGGCAATCATTGAAGATGGTTTAGATAAGTTAACTGGGGAACGTCTTTCTTTAATGCTTGATAGAGCAGCCAGGGCTGCTGCTATTACTGTTTCAAGATCTGGCGCCCTGCCTCCCGGCAGGGATGAGATTTAA
- a CDS encoding heme-degrading domain-containing protein, translating to MSTTGGFTSSGLLQEELLLTLPALDMADAVEIGEIAKSFGIQRDLPIAVEVRLGDWIIYHASLPGSTAENQWWIDRKARVVMLKHHSTMYERVSAQERGVDWHKENNLLDETHAIHGGGLPLITKDDGLSGVLLISGLPHVQDHLLGVEVLTEFLARKGELL from the coding sequence ATGAGTACTACTGGTGGATTTACTTCATCTGGGCTATTACAAGAGGAGCTCTTACTTACGCTGCCTGCGTTAGATATGGCAGATGCTGTGGAGATAGGTGAGATTGCAAAATCATTTGGTATCCAGCGAGATCTGCCAATTGCAGTTGAGGTGAGACTTGGAGATTGGATCATTTATCACGCATCCCTTCCTGGGTCTACAGCAGAGAATCAATGGTGGATAGATCGAAAAGCCAGAGTTGTAATGCTTAAGCATCACTCAACAATGTATGAAAGAGTTAGTGCGCAGGAGCGTGGAGTTGATTGGCATAAGGAGAATAATTTATTGGATGAAACCCATGCTATTCATGGCGGCGGTCTACCATTAATAACTAAGGATGATGGACTTTCTGGTGTTCTACTAATTAGTGGCCTGCCACATGTGCAAGATCATCTACTCGGTGTTGAAGTATTAACTGAGTTTCTAGCACGTAAGGGTGAACTACTGTGA